From a single Lolium rigidum isolate FL_2022 chromosome 7, APGP_CSIRO_Lrig_0.1, whole genome shotgun sequence genomic region:
- the LOC124670636 gene encoding dirigent protein 5-like, with amino-acid sequence MQGLAASSRLSPTVLVVVFLLGMAGSAHGLERLVSSNSNEPCKKMTLYYHDILYDGGNNTANATSSGITKPTALSTSRSKNTTYFGMLAVFNDPMTAGKALPVAGEEPAAHAEGFYFYDNEKTRDISVVGGTGDFFMARGIATLSTDALEGLYYFRLRMDIKLYECYV; translated from the exons ATGCAGGGCCTCGCAGCATCTTCCAGGCTGTCTCCGACCGTCCTGGTCGTGGTATTTCTGCTCGGCATGGCGGGTTCCGCCCACGGCCTGGAGAGGCTCGTCTCCAGCAACTCCAACGAGCCGTGCAAGAAGATGACACTCTACTACCACGACATCCTCTACGACGGCGGCAACAACACGGCGAACGCCACGTCGTCGGGGATCACGAAGCCGACGGCGCTGAGTACGAGCCGCAGTAAGAACACCACCTACTTCGGCATGCTTGCGGTGTTCAACGACCCGATGACGGCGGGGAAGGCGCTGCCCGTGGCGGGGGAGGAGCCGGCGGCGCACGCGGAGGGGTTCTACTTCTACGACAA CGAGAAGACGCGGGACATCTCCGTGGTTGGCGGCACCGGCGACTTCTTCATGGCTCGCGGCATCGCCACGCTCAGTACCGACGCGTTGGAGGGCTTGTACTACTTCCGCCTGCGGATGGACATCAAGCTCTACGAGTGCTACGTCTGA